The following coding sequences lie in one Apium graveolens cultivar Ventura chromosome 3, ASM990537v1, whole genome shotgun sequence genomic window:
- the LOC141711518 gene encoding uncharacterized protein LOC141711518 → MIRFSFFNGHIHPSKPKMIDDLPEEAMHKSLEDGVNNFELKNNNCSGGKPLDMKAKEDGICITADQVTTSSSIDRDFKFDESNIKHMAEAKDMARKTYIKRSQSLGNELYRRVILIGVADSGEDTDQGFSDGSHDQSGSLVSFDEKEHEVNTSVKLPEALRSDSVQVSSDLVRDGSSFMTGDPQQKVEWSDNSDTQFPGDCSNHTPCKPQTARVLLRSFSLSDAVAYGGHITTRYYVPRATSCCELIALDLKQEDTIAHKIGTYLSQDGEGDDSVEHNDRTIMQDPINDGYDGYNCVGTAKHWILPDEANTSKNQFESMVDHREEYPAKDFKIKRIEEWVSNLQHCSPSEEIHDLSMTCNYPADTEGKVSNGLSTSKQDSKITPGMESVKRYISSLSATSTSAQLANHGLVVIPFLSAFVGLKALNLSGNAIVRITAGALPRGLHILNLSKNNISTIEGLRELTRLRVLDLSYNRILRIGHGLASCSSLKELYLAGNKISEVEGLHRLLKLNVLDFRFNKISTTKGLGQLAANYNSLQAISVEGNPAQKNVGDEQLKKHLLALLPQLVYYNRRSIKAGSTKDLASARLNISGHQFDRGLRSSELKTARKGSHLVAAPKKPPSVIHGRRNHQGAAPLKQTRDKHGRLPPSGMRTVSRASFYDFGNRGISFKPDLAMHRSRSAGNLGGMS, encoded by the exons ATGATTAGGTTTTCATTCTTTAATGGCCACATTCATCCCTCAAAACCAAAG ATGATAGATGACTTACCTGAAGAAGCAATGCATAAGTCACTGGAAGATGGTGTTAACAATTTTGAGTTGAAGAATAACAATTGTTCTGGCGGAAAGCCTTTGGATATGAAGGCAAAGGAAGATGGAATATGCATTACTGCTGATCAGGTTACAACTTCATCTTCCATTGACCGTGACTTTAAATTTGATGAGAGTAATATCAAGCATATGGCTGAAGCAAAAGATATGGCTCGTAAAACTTATATAAAGAGAAGCCAGTCTTTAGGAAATGAGCTGTATCGCAGGGTAATATTGATCGGTGTTGCTGACTCAGGAGAGGACACAGATCAAGGGTTTTCTGATGGATCCCATGATCAAAGTGGATCACTTGTTTCATTTGATGAGAAGGAGCATGAGGTTAATACATCTGTTAAATTGCCAGAAGCTCTGCGTTCTGATTCTGTGCAAGTGAGTTCAGATCTGGTACGTGATGGATCGAGTTTTATGACCGGAGATCCCCAACAAAAAGTTGAATGGTCTGATAACTCTGATACACAGTTTCCTGGTGACTGTAGCAACCACACCCCATGCAAACCTCAGACTGCAAGAGTTCTTTTAAGATCATTTTCTTTGTCTGACGCAGTGGCGTACGGTGGACATATAACAACCAGATATTATGTTCCTCGTGCAACATCTTGTTGTGAACTAATTGCTTTGGATTTAAAGCAGGAAGACACAATAGCACACAAAATTGGTACTTATCTAAGTCAAGATGGTGAAGGAGATGATAGCGTAGAACATAATGACAGAACTATCATGCAGGACCCCATTAATGATGGTTATGATGGTTATAACTGTGTTGGTACAGCTAAACATTGGATACTTCCGGATGAGGCAAACACGTCAAAGAATCAGTTTGAATCTATGGTTGATCATCGGGAGGAATACCCTGCCAAGGATTTTAAGATAAAACGTATTGAGGAGTGGGTATCCAATCTACAGCATTGCAGCCCTTCAGAAGAAATACATGATCTGTCCATGACCTGTAACTATCCAGCAGACACCGAGGGCAAAGTGTCAAATGGTTTGTCAACTTCAAAACAGGATAGCAAGATTACGCCTGGAATGGAAAGTGTCAAGAGATATATCTCTTCACTGAGTGCTACATCCACTAGTGCACAGCTTGCTAACCATGGATTGGTTGTGATACCTTTTCTCAGTGCTTTTGTAGGCCTGAAAGCACTTAATTTGTCCGGAAATGCTATAG TGAGGATAACAGCTGGTGCTCTTCCTCGAGGACTCCATATTTTAAATCTGTCAAAGAATAACATTTCGACAATTGAAGGATTACGAGAACTCACACGACTTCGTGTACTTGACCTGAGCTACAATCGGATACTGAGGATTGGACATG GCCTAGCATCCTGCTCTTCCTTGAAAGAGTTGTACCTAGCTGGAAACAAAATCAGTGAGGTTGAGGGTCTTCACCGCCTTCTGAAGCTGAATGTCCTCGATTTCAGATTCAATAAAATATCAACTACCAAAGGTCTTGGCCAGCTTGCCGCTAACTACAATTCCCTGCAAGCAATTAGTGTAGAAGGGAACCCAGCTCAGAAGAATGTTGGGGATGAGCAACTAAAAAAACATCTACTAGCTCTTCTTCCCCAGTTAGTTTACTACAACAGACGTTCTATCAAAGCGGGTAGTACAAAGGATTTAGCCTCTGCTAGATTAAACATTTCTGGACATCAGTTCGACCGTGGTCTTAGGTCATCAGAACTTAAGACTGCGAGAAAGGGAAGCCATTTAGTTGCAGCTCCCAAGAAACCACCTTCTGTGATTCATGGTCGAAGAAATCATCAAGGGGCAGCCCCATTAAAACAAACCAGGGACAAACACGGACGCTTGCCTCCAAGTGGAATGAGAACAGTTTCTAGAGCTAGCTTTTATGATTTCGGCAACAGGGGAATCAGTTTCAAGCCAGATCTTGCAATGCATAGGAGTCGCAGCGCAGGAAACCTTGGAGGTATGAGCTAA
- the LOC141711519 gene encoding G-type lectin S-receptor-like serine/threonine-protein kinase At2g19130, which produces MHFQEKLCFSILYLFIICFFSSICTTFGADTISANQSISGDQTIVSSGENFKLGFFKPGKSSKYYVGIWYNKVSTQTVAWIANREKHVSDKYSSQFKIENGNLVLVDEFKNVVWSTNVNSSGSDLEAVLLDDGNLVLRDGRKSVLWGSINDPSHTWLPGGKIAYDKRTKKKQLLTSWKNQDDPSPGLFSLELDPDENQYIIRWNRSIQYWTSGPWNGQIFSLVPEMRANYIYNFSYVNNESESYFTYNLYDNTIISRFIMDYSGQVKQLTWLENTKQWNLFWSQPRQQCEVYAYCGAYGSCQNSLPFCTCLPGFEKRSVDDWNLNDYSGGCKRKITLNCGNTSRSDGKKDKFLMQASMGWTSTTPNSELPANAKPKTAAAGSVEECESTCLSNCSCAAYTFDSVKCLIWTGDLLNLQQLSADDSNGKVVYIRLSSLAPEVSNGKDNKGVVIGAVVGAVIVIILVGIILFVIIRRRRMSGTSKAEGALMAYVYRDLQTATKNFSEKLGGGGFGSVFKGTLPDSSVIAVKKLEGISQGEKQFRTEVSTIGTIQHVNLVRLRGFCSEGNKKLLVYDYMPNGSLDSHIFSDKRDKVMDWKTRYQIALGTARGLVYLHEKCRECIIHCDIKPENILLDAELCPKVADFGLAKLVGHDFSRVLTTMRGTRGYLAPEWLSGVAVTAKADVYSYGMMVFEFVSGRRNTEQCADGKVTFFPSWAASVTIDGGDILCLLDPKLDRNADVEEVTRLCRVACWCIQDDESIRPSMSQIVQILEGISDVNLPPNPRSLQVFVDNQEEVVFFTESSSNQSSQTKSMNSNTSSQTKSIAAESSNV; this is translated from the coding sequence ATGCATTTCCAAGAAAAGCTATGTTTTTCAATCTTGTATCTTTTCATAATCTGCTTTTTCAGCAGCATCTGCACAACTTTTGGAGCTGACACAATCTCTGCAAACCAATCAATCTCAGGGGACCAAACCATTGTGTCATCAGGTGAAAACTTCAAACTTGGTTTCTTTAAACCAGGTAAATCTTCTAAGTACTATGTTGGTATTTGGTACAATAAAGTTTCTACTCAAACTGTAGCTTGGATAGCAAATAGAGAAAAGCATGTTTCTGATAAGTATTCTTCACAATTCAAGATTGAAAATGGTAATTTAGTACTTGTTGATGAGTTTAAGAATGTTGTTTGGTCCACAAATGTGAATTCTAGTGGTTCTGATTTAGAAGCTGTGCTTCTTGATGATGGAAATTTAGTTTTAAGAGATGGGAGAAAATCAGTGCTTTGGGGAAGTATAAATGATCCATCTCATACTTGGTTACCAGGTGGTAAAATTGCGTACGATAAACGGACTAAGAAGAAGCAACTTTTAACTTCTTGGAAAAATCAGGATGATCCTTCACCAGGGTTGTTTTCATTAGAGCTTGATCCTGATGAAAATCAGTATATTATTAGGTGGAATAGGTCAATACAGTATTGGACTAGTGGACCTTGGAATGGGCAGATTTTTAGTTTGGTACCTGAAATGAGAgcaaattatatttataattttagcTATGTTAATAATGAGAGTGAGAGTTACTTTACTTATAATCTTTATGATAATACGATTATATCGAGGTTTATTATGGATTATTCTGGTCAAGTTAAGCAACTCACTTGGTTGGAGAATACTAAACAGTGGAACTTGTTTTGGTCTCAACCAAGACAACAATGTGAAGTATATGCATATTGTGGGGCTTATGGTTCTTGTCAGAATTCTTTGCCCTTTTGTACTTGTTTGCCTGGTTTTGAAAAAAGGTCTGTAGATGATTGGAATTTGAATGATTACTCGGGTGGATGTAAGAGGAAAATAACATTAAATTGTGGAAATACAAGTAGAAGTGATGGGAAAAAGGATAAGTTTCTAATGCAAGCTAGTATGGGGTGGACGAGTACTACTCCTAATTCGGAGTTGCCTGCTAATGCAAAACCAAAGACTGCGGCTGCTGGAAGTGTTGAggaatgtgaatccacctgttTGAGTAATTGTTCTTGCGCTGCTTATACGTTTGATAGTGTTAAGTGTTTAATTTGGACTGGGGACCTCTTAAATTTGCAACAGCTTTCTGCAGATGATAGTAATGGGAAAGTCGTTTATATTAGACTCTCTTCCCTGGCGCCAGAGGTCTCTAATGGTAAAGATAATAAGGGGGTTGTCATTGGTGCTGTTGTTGGAGCAGTGATAGTAATTATCCTTGTAGGTATTATTTTGTTTGTGATTATCAGACGGAGAAGAATGTCTGGAACTAGTAAGGCTGAGGGCGCTCTGATGGCATATGTTTACAGAGATTTGCAGACTGCAACAAAGAATTTCTCGGAGAAGTTGGGGGGAGGAGGGTTTGGTTCGGTATTCAAGGGAACATTGCCTGATTCATCTGTGATAGCTGTGAAAAAACTGGAAGGCATCAGCCAAGGAGAAAAGCAATTTCGGACAGAAGTCAGCACAATTGGGACAATTCAGCATGTGAATCTTGTTCGTCTTCGTGGGTTTTGTTCTGAAGGGAATAAGAAGCTGTTAGTGTATGATTACATGCCAAATGGCTCCTTGGACTCCCATATCTTCTCTGACAAGAGAGATAAAGTAATGGACTGGAAAACGAGATACCAAATTGCACTGGGAACAGCCAGAGGGTTGGTTTATCTACATGAGAAATGCAGGGAGTGCATCATACATTGTGATATAAAGCCAGAGAACATCCTTCTAGATGCGGAGCTCTGTCCAAAAGTGGCAGATTTTGGTCTAGCAAAGCTTGTTGGGCACGATTTTAGTAGGGTGTTGACGACCATGAGAGGGACAAGAGGATACCTTGCACCAGAATGGCTATCAGGAGTAGCTGTGACAGCAAAGGCTGATGTCTACAGCTATGGAATGATGGTATTTGAATTTGTATCAGGAAGGCGAAACACAGAACAGTGTGCAGATGGGAAAGTGACATTCTTTCCTTCCTGGGCTGCAAGTGTTACAATCGATGGAGGTGACATTCTTTGTCTATTGGACCCAAAGTTGGACAGGAATGCTGATGTAGAAGAAGTAACAAGATTATGTAGAGTTGCCTGTTGGTGTATTCAGGATGATGAAAGTATAAGGCCGTCTATGAGTCAGatagttcaaattcttgaaggcATTTCAGACGTGAACTTGCCCCCAAACCCGAGAAGTCTCCAAGTATTTGTTGATAATCAGGAGGAGGTAGTTTTCTTCACCGAGTCATCCTCAAACCAGTCCTCCCAAACAAAGAGCATGAACTCAAATACATCATCTCAGACGAAGAGCATAGCAGCAGAAAGTTCAAATGTTTGA